In the genome of Girardinichthys multiradiatus isolate DD_20200921_A chromosome 7, DD_fGirMul_XY1, whole genome shotgun sequence, one region contains:
- the cracdla gene encoding acrosomal protein KIAA1210 isoform X1: MESFFGDNEESTEDITKRKSSKIKSLKTRFFRKSKKTGAEADAKLSQSTSDITAGKVLGSDEDLASQGAMGSRAFSHDSIFLDDQVLSDPDPVRVLSQENVHSKIKSLQIKLQLEKRHFGPPPMVLPTRSPENTAHQSEDFPFHNSNETSEEGTLTKTTSQPTTPPVSPISRLSQTRSQPQIHFSPLGSNYPSTSTVEAPVDFSTPAKFSTSLDTSAARHRMSIKPRNQRALAKKKPSSGTQPASPICDLKTPECFELVQEQEMEVVPQEGEVEERDNANLSQLSPLKFEEVSPVLPEVAPKLPTQSFTQQDKALPETDAFPVPRVKPPRRLDTSSSKRPHSSYIESEIKEKKEANLESQVASQNKRNTFNVSMTEVSSDQLSPFSSFLASKAFSAQQQPLQRDEDTATRIKRQSPRSGSFHGSRNCEEERPRSGSFTGVPQNPEAKTKTFGGTEEKITREKEEQKCLQPKGSPFAAERPSSSSLPWERNFSFKKAEPVSPAKNAPSDTFTLETMRVDSTQELLDQAEEAKQLPKDETKTPFGIKLRSTSHSFKFRSEAGAQRQSTMLPPDDQDDKKKSSTQMSERLLANTSCMLKSSDPAPFGIKPSLRHTTSLEESPQTTPTEVQTTSLTPREAETTPLETQPSPQAASSEVSWMSLAMEKTRSLQLLFTSRFQRDFTGTQTAAQPKSQEETMTGSQIQVQTVKIQQSTTQPSSDTLKDESVQSSSQEQAAKSSTTAKQRKMTLISQFESFSAKDSPMSRQTSQSDVQTIPKTTQSLSRLSPQTGTTSPFTRGNVSQLLGPSCLSSVQQQTSWSNRGLQPTTQLKPAPSAPESEPAVISAAAPTLNSALERREREASVPKESPSLLSKRVLWSGSVADRAVFLEKRAECSTLPLLKEVEQKKVQTQMPTSGDNTLGKLFPLSKDTVEIRQVAKSAGMLAHICHNNAVPCKSIHTTSQFVTVQPQGLYDRPAHNSIISRKKNNTWFSDMFTRKSENFDVHLYFAPLSQNFGEPPRGISG, translated from the exons ATGGAGTCTTTCTTTGGAGACAATGAAGAAAGCACAGAGGACATTACAA AACGTAAAAGCTCCAAAATCAAGTCTCTGAAAACTCGTTTCTTCAGGAAGAGTAAGAAGACGGGTGCAGAAGCTGATGCCAAGCTCAGCCAGTCAACCAGTGATATAACTGCTGGAAAAGTGTTGGGTTCAGATGAAGATTTAGC CTCTCAGGGTGCGATGGGATCCCGAGCGTTTTCCCATGACAGCAtctttctggatgatcaagtcCTTTCAGACCCTGATCCAGTCAGGGTTTTATCTCAGGAGAATGTTCACAGCAAAATCAAATCTCTGCAG ATTAAACTCCAGCTGGAGAAAAGGCATTTTGGGCCACCCCCGATGGTTCTGCCCACCAGGAGTCCAGAGAACACGGCTCACCAGTCAGAGGACTTTCCTTTCCATAACTCTAATGAAACCTCAGAAGAAGGAACCCTCACAAAG ACAACATCTCAGCCAACCACTCCTCCTGTCTCACCAATCTCCAGACTGTCTCAAACAAGATCTCAGCCCCAAATTCATTTTTCTCCCCTTGGATCCAACTATCCCTCAACAAGTACAGTTGAGGCCCCAGTAGACTTCAGCACCCCAGCTAAATTCAGCACCTCCTTAGATACATCTGCTGCCCGCCACAGGATGTCCATCAAACCTAGAAACCAGAGGGCCCTTGCTAAGAAGAAACCATCTTCTGGG ACTCAACCTGCATCTCCTATATGCGACCTTAAAACCCCTGAGTGCTTTGAGCTTGTGCAAGAACAAGAAATGGAGGTTGTTCCTCAAGAGGGAGAAGTAGAGGAGAGAGATAATGCCAATCTTTCCCAGCTTTCTCCTTTAAAATTTGAAGAGGTGTCACCAGTTTTACCTGAGGTAGCACCCAAATTACCCACTCAAAGTTTTACCCAACAGGACAAAGCTCTTCCTGAGACTGACGCCTTCCCAGTTCCTCGAGTCAAGCCTCCTAGGCGATTGGATACATCGTCCAGTAAACGGCCGCACTCTTCCTACATCGAGTCAGaaataaaggagaaaaaagaagCCAATTTGGAAAGCCAAGTAGCATCCCAAAACAAGAGAAATACTTTTAATGTCAGTATGACTGAAGTCTCCTCTGACCAGCTCTCCCCGTTCAGCTCGTTTTTGGCATCCAAGGCATTTTCTGCTCAGCAGCAGCCTCTCCAAAGGGATGAGGACACCGCAACAAGAATAAAGAGACAATCACCAAGATCTGGCTCTTTTCATGGGTCCAGAAACTGTGAGGAAGAGAGACCTCGATCAGGCAGTTTCACAGGAGTCCCGCAAAATCCTGAAGCCAAAACTAAAACGTTTGGAGGAACAGAAGAGAAAATCACAAGAGAAAAGGaggaacaaaaatgtttacagcCTAAAGGAAGCCCCTTTGCTGCAGAAAGACCCAGTAGCTCATCTCTTCCATGGGAGAGAaatttcagctttaaaaaagcagAACCAGTGTCACCAGCCAAAAACGCACCCTCAGACACATTCACCTTGGAGACAATGAGAGTGGACAGCACCCAGGAGCTACTGGATCAGGCAGAAGAAGCAAAACAACTTCCAAAGGATGAAACAAAGACACCTTTTGGTATTAAGCTTCGTTCCACATCACACTCATTTAAGTTCCGCTCTGAAGCAGGTGCTCAGCGCCAGTCAACAATGCTGCCGCCTGATGACCAAgatgataaaaagaaaagttcCACTCAAATGTCTGAAAGGCTACTAGCAAACACGAGCTGCATGCTCAAATCATCAG ATCCAGCTCCTTTTGGCATCAAACCTTCACTCAGGCATACCACTTCACTTGAAGAAAGTCCTCAAACCACTCCCACAGAAGTCCAAACAACCTCCCTAACCCCAAGGGAAGCTGAAACTACCCCCCTGGAGACTCAGCCTAGCCCCCAAGCAGCCTCATCTGAGGTGTCCTGGATGAGTCTGGCCATGGAGAAGACCAGGAGCCTCCAACTGCTTTTTACCAGCAGATTTCAAAGAGATTTTACTGGAACACAAACTGCAGCTCAGCCTAAAAGTCAAGAAGAGACAATGACCGGGTCTCAGATCCAAGTCCAGACGGTAAAGATTCAACAAAGCACAACACAGCCATCATCGGACACACTGAAAGATGAATCAGTTCAAAGCAGTAGTCAAGAGCAAGCTGCCAAATCTTCAACAACCGCAAAGCAAAGGAAGATGACCCTGATATCTCAGTTTGAATCATTCAGCGCTAAAGACTCTCCGATGTCTAGACAAACGAGCCAATCAGATGTTCAAACCATCCCAAAAACAACCCAGTCTCTATCACGCTTATCTCCTCAAACAGGTACCACATCTCCATTTACACGAGGGAATGTGTCCCAGTTGCTTGGACCATCTTGCCTATCCTCAGTTCAGCAGCAAACCTCCTGGAGCAATCGAGGTCTCCAACCTACCACCCAGCTCAAACCTGCGCCTTCAGCACCGGAGTCAGAACCTGCAGTCATATCAGCTGCAGCTCCTACTCTAAACTCTGCCTTggaaagaagagaaagagaagCCAGTGTTCCTAAAGAAAGTCCATCCCTCTTAAGCAAGAGGGTACTTTGGAGTGGATCAGTGGCCGACAGGGCTGTCTTTCTGGAGAAACGGGCAGAGTGTTCAACGCTGCCATTGCTAAAGGAG gtgGAACAGAAGAAAGTTCAAACACAAATGCCGACCTCAGGTGATAACACTTTGGGTAAACTTTTCCCTCTAAGCAAAGATACAGTGGAAATTAGGCAAGTGGCAAAATCAGCAGGTATGTTGGCACACATTTGTCATAATAAtgcagttccttgcaaaagcattcataccacTTCACAATTTGTCACAGTCCAGCCACAAGGACTTTATGATAGACCAGCACATAACAGCATAATcagtagaaagaaaaataatacatggttttcagatATGTTtacaagaaaatctgaaaactttGATGTGCATCTTTATTTTGCCCCTTTGAGTCAAAACTTTGGAGAACCACCTAGAGGTATAAGTGGTTAA
- the cracdla gene encoding acrosomal protein KIAA1210 isoform X3 translates to MESFFGDNEESTEDITKRKSSKIKSLKTRFFRKSKKTGAEADAKLSQSTSDITAGKVLGSDEDLASQGAMGSRAFSHDSIFLDDQVLSDPDPVRVLSQENVHSKIKSLQIKLQLEKRHFGPPPMVLPTRSPENTAHQSEDFPFHNSNETSEEGTLTKTTSQPTTPPVSPISRLSQTRSQPQIHFSPLGSNYPSTSTVEAPVDFSTPAKFSTSLDTSAARHRMSIKPRNQRALAKKKPSSGTQPASPICDLKTPECFELVQEQEMEVVPQEGEVEERDNANLSQLSPLKFEEVSPVLPEVAPKLPTQSFTQQDKALPETDAFPVPRVKPPRRLDTSSSKRPHSSYIESEIKEKKEANLESQVASQNKRNTFNVSMTEVSSDQLSPFSSFLASKAFSAQQQPLQRDEDTATRIKRQSPRSGSFHGSRNCEEERPRSGSFTGVPQNPEAKTKTFGGTEEKITREKEEQKCLQPKGSPFAAERPSSSSLPWERNFSFKKAEPVSPAKNAPSDTFTLETMRVDSTQELLDQAEEAKQLPKDETKTPFGIKLRSTSHSFKFRSEAGAQRQSTMLPPDDQDDKKKSSTQMSERLLANTSCMLKSSDPAPFGIKPSLRHTTSLEESPQTTPTEVQTTSLTPREAETTPLETQPSPQAASSEVSWMSLAMEKTRSLQLLFTSRFQRDFTGTQTAAQPKSQEETMTGSQIQVQTVKIQQSTTQPSSDTLKDESVQSSSQEQAAKSSTTAKQRKMTLISQFESFSAKDSPMSRQTSQSDVQTIPKTTQSLSRLSPQTGTTSPFTRGNVSQLLGPSCLSSVQQQTSWSNRGLQPTTQLKPAPSAPESEPAVISAAAPTLNSALERREREASVPKESPSLLSKRVLWSGSVADRAVFLEKRAECSTLPLLKEVEQKKVQTQMPTSGDNTLGKLFPLSKDTVEIRQVAKSAVNVPGWKDKLKGPRKLEFQVEKMKLSHQPQPVSPAVSPT, encoded by the exons ATGGAGTCTTTCTTTGGAGACAATGAAGAAAGCACAGAGGACATTACAA AACGTAAAAGCTCCAAAATCAAGTCTCTGAAAACTCGTTTCTTCAGGAAGAGTAAGAAGACGGGTGCAGAAGCTGATGCCAAGCTCAGCCAGTCAACCAGTGATATAACTGCTGGAAAAGTGTTGGGTTCAGATGAAGATTTAGC CTCTCAGGGTGCGATGGGATCCCGAGCGTTTTCCCATGACAGCAtctttctggatgatcaagtcCTTTCAGACCCTGATCCAGTCAGGGTTTTATCTCAGGAGAATGTTCACAGCAAAATCAAATCTCTGCAG ATTAAACTCCAGCTGGAGAAAAGGCATTTTGGGCCACCCCCGATGGTTCTGCCCACCAGGAGTCCAGAGAACACGGCTCACCAGTCAGAGGACTTTCCTTTCCATAACTCTAATGAAACCTCAGAAGAAGGAACCCTCACAAAG ACAACATCTCAGCCAACCACTCCTCCTGTCTCACCAATCTCCAGACTGTCTCAAACAAGATCTCAGCCCCAAATTCATTTTTCTCCCCTTGGATCCAACTATCCCTCAACAAGTACAGTTGAGGCCCCAGTAGACTTCAGCACCCCAGCTAAATTCAGCACCTCCTTAGATACATCTGCTGCCCGCCACAGGATGTCCATCAAACCTAGAAACCAGAGGGCCCTTGCTAAGAAGAAACCATCTTCTGGG ACTCAACCTGCATCTCCTATATGCGACCTTAAAACCCCTGAGTGCTTTGAGCTTGTGCAAGAACAAGAAATGGAGGTTGTTCCTCAAGAGGGAGAAGTAGAGGAGAGAGATAATGCCAATCTTTCCCAGCTTTCTCCTTTAAAATTTGAAGAGGTGTCACCAGTTTTACCTGAGGTAGCACCCAAATTACCCACTCAAAGTTTTACCCAACAGGACAAAGCTCTTCCTGAGACTGACGCCTTCCCAGTTCCTCGAGTCAAGCCTCCTAGGCGATTGGATACATCGTCCAGTAAACGGCCGCACTCTTCCTACATCGAGTCAGaaataaaggagaaaaaagaagCCAATTTGGAAAGCCAAGTAGCATCCCAAAACAAGAGAAATACTTTTAATGTCAGTATGACTGAAGTCTCCTCTGACCAGCTCTCCCCGTTCAGCTCGTTTTTGGCATCCAAGGCATTTTCTGCTCAGCAGCAGCCTCTCCAAAGGGATGAGGACACCGCAACAAGAATAAAGAGACAATCACCAAGATCTGGCTCTTTTCATGGGTCCAGAAACTGTGAGGAAGAGAGACCTCGATCAGGCAGTTTCACAGGAGTCCCGCAAAATCCTGAAGCCAAAACTAAAACGTTTGGAGGAACAGAAGAGAAAATCACAAGAGAAAAGGaggaacaaaaatgtttacagcCTAAAGGAAGCCCCTTTGCTGCAGAAAGACCCAGTAGCTCATCTCTTCCATGGGAGAGAaatttcagctttaaaaaagcagAACCAGTGTCACCAGCCAAAAACGCACCCTCAGACACATTCACCTTGGAGACAATGAGAGTGGACAGCACCCAGGAGCTACTGGATCAGGCAGAAGAAGCAAAACAACTTCCAAAGGATGAAACAAAGACACCTTTTGGTATTAAGCTTCGTTCCACATCACACTCATTTAAGTTCCGCTCTGAAGCAGGTGCTCAGCGCCAGTCAACAATGCTGCCGCCTGATGACCAAgatgataaaaagaaaagttcCACTCAAATGTCTGAAAGGCTACTAGCAAACACGAGCTGCATGCTCAAATCATCAG ATCCAGCTCCTTTTGGCATCAAACCTTCACTCAGGCATACCACTTCACTTGAAGAAAGTCCTCAAACCACTCCCACAGAAGTCCAAACAACCTCCCTAACCCCAAGGGAAGCTGAAACTACCCCCCTGGAGACTCAGCCTAGCCCCCAAGCAGCCTCATCTGAGGTGTCCTGGATGAGTCTGGCCATGGAGAAGACCAGGAGCCTCCAACTGCTTTTTACCAGCAGATTTCAAAGAGATTTTACTGGAACACAAACTGCAGCTCAGCCTAAAAGTCAAGAAGAGACAATGACCGGGTCTCAGATCCAAGTCCAGACGGTAAAGATTCAACAAAGCACAACACAGCCATCATCGGACACACTGAAAGATGAATCAGTTCAAAGCAGTAGTCAAGAGCAAGCTGCCAAATCTTCAACAACCGCAAAGCAAAGGAAGATGACCCTGATATCTCAGTTTGAATCATTCAGCGCTAAAGACTCTCCGATGTCTAGACAAACGAGCCAATCAGATGTTCAAACCATCCCAAAAACAACCCAGTCTCTATCACGCTTATCTCCTCAAACAGGTACCACATCTCCATTTACACGAGGGAATGTGTCCCAGTTGCTTGGACCATCTTGCCTATCCTCAGTTCAGCAGCAAACCTCCTGGAGCAATCGAGGTCTCCAACCTACCACCCAGCTCAAACCTGCGCCTTCAGCACCGGAGTCAGAACCTGCAGTCATATCAGCTGCAGCTCCTACTCTAAACTCTGCCTTggaaagaagagaaagagaagCCAGTGTTCCTAAAGAAAGTCCATCCCTCTTAAGCAAGAGGGTACTTTGGAGTGGATCAGTGGCCGACAGGGCTGTCTTTCTGGAGAAACGGGCAGAGTGTTCAACGCTGCCATTGCTAAAGGAG gtgGAACAGAAGAAAGTTCAAACACAAATGCCGACCTCAGGTGATAACACTTTGGGTAAACTTTTCCCTCTAAGCAAAGATACAGTGGAAATTAGGCAAGTGGCAAAATCAGCAG TAAATGTTCCAGGCTGGAAAGATAAACTGAAAGGGCCCAGGAAGTTAGAGTTCCAAGTGGAAAAGATGAAGCTTTCTCACCAGCCCCAACCCGTGTCccctgctgtgtctcctacatga
- the cracdla gene encoding capping protein-inhibiting regulator of actin dynamics isoform X2: MESFFGDNEESTEDITKRKSSKIKSLKTRFFRKSKKTGAEADAKLSQSTSDITAGKVLGSDEDLASQGAMGSRAFSHDSIFLDDQVLSDPDPVRVLSQENVHSKIKSLQIKLQLEKRHFGPPPMVLPTRSPENTAHQSEDFPFHNSNETSEEGTLTKTTSQPTTPPVSPISRLSQTRSQPQIHFSPLGSNYPSTSTVEAPVDFSTPAKFSTSLDTSAARHRMSIKPRNQRALAKKKPSSGTQPASPICDLKTPECFELVQEQEMEVVPQEGEVEERDNANLSQLSPLKFEEVSPVLPEVAPKLPTQSFTQQDKALPETDAFPVPRVKPPRRLDTSSSKRPHSSYIESEIKEKKEANLESQVASQNKRNTFNVSMTEVSSDQLSPFSSFLASKAFSAQQQPLQRDEDTATRIKRQSPRSGSFHGSRNCEEERPRSGSFTGVPQNPEAKTKTFGGTEEKITREKEEQKCLQPKGSPFAAERPSSSSLPWERNFSFKKAEPVSPAKNAPSDTFTLETMRVDSTQELLDQAEEAKQLPKDETKTPFGIKLRSTSHSFKFRSEAGAQRQSTMLPPDDQDDKKKSSTQMSERLLANTSCMLKSSDPAPFGIKPSLRHTTSLEESPQTTPTEVQTTSLTPREAETTPLETQPSPQAASSEVSWMSLAMEKTRSLQLLFTSRFQRDFTGTQTAAQPKSQEETMTGSQIQVQTVKIQQSTTQPSSDTLKDESVQSSSQEQAAKSSTTAKQRKMTLISQFESFSAKDSPMSRQTSQSDVQTIPKTTQSLSRLSPQTGTTSPFTRGNVSQLLGPSCLSSVQQQTSWSNRGLQPTTQLKPAPSAPESEPAVISAAAPTLNSALERREREASVPKESPSLLSKRVLWSGSVADRAVFLEKRAECSTLPLLKEVEQKKVQTQMPTSGDNTLGKLFPLSKDTVEIRQVAKSAESSPSRVLEKPREDKWTRKNVELPSSPSSLRTHSSELESDSGQPSWMELAKRKSMAWSDKSMD; the protein is encoded by the exons ATGGAGTCTTTCTTTGGAGACAATGAAGAAAGCACAGAGGACATTACAA AACGTAAAAGCTCCAAAATCAAGTCTCTGAAAACTCGTTTCTTCAGGAAGAGTAAGAAGACGGGTGCAGAAGCTGATGCCAAGCTCAGCCAGTCAACCAGTGATATAACTGCTGGAAAAGTGTTGGGTTCAGATGAAGATTTAGC CTCTCAGGGTGCGATGGGATCCCGAGCGTTTTCCCATGACAGCAtctttctggatgatcaagtcCTTTCAGACCCTGATCCAGTCAGGGTTTTATCTCAGGAGAATGTTCACAGCAAAATCAAATCTCTGCAG ATTAAACTCCAGCTGGAGAAAAGGCATTTTGGGCCACCCCCGATGGTTCTGCCCACCAGGAGTCCAGAGAACACGGCTCACCAGTCAGAGGACTTTCCTTTCCATAACTCTAATGAAACCTCAGAAGAAGGAACCCTCACAAAG ACAACATCTCAGCCAACCACTCCTCCTGTCTCACCAATCTCCAGACTGTCTCAAACAAGATCTCAGCCCCAAATTCATTTTTCTCCCCTTGGATCCAACTATCCCTCAACAAGTACAGTTGAGGCCCCAGTAGACTTCAGCACCCCAGCTAAATTCAGCACCTCCTTAGATACATCTGCTGCCCGCCACAGGATGTCCATCAAACCTAGAAACCAGAGGGCCCTTGCTAAGAAGAAACCATCTTCTGGG ACTCAACCTGCATCTCCTATATGCGACCTTAAAACCCCTGAGTGCTTTGAGCTTGTGCAAGAACAAGAAATGGAGGTTGTTCCTCAAGAGGGAGAAGTAGAGGAGAGAGATAATGCCAATCTTTCCCAGCTTTCTCCTTTAAAATTTGAAGAGGTGTCACCAGTTTTACCTGAGGTAGCACCCAAATTACCCACTCAAAGTTTTACCCAACAGGACAAAGCTCTTCCTGAGACTGACGCCTTCCCAGTTCCTCGAGTCAAGCCTCCTAGGCGATTGGATACATCGTCCAGTAAACGGCCGCACTCTTCCTACATCGAGTCAGaaataaaggagaaaaaagaagCCAATTTGGAAAGCCAAGTAGCATCCCAAAACAAGAGAAATACTTTTAATGTCAGTATGACTGAAGTCTCCTCTGACCAGCTCTCCCCGTTCAGCTCGTTTTTGGCATCCAAGGCATTTTCTGCTCAGCAGCAGCCTCTCCAAAGGGATGAGGACACCGCAACAAGAATAAAGAGACAATCACCAAGATCTGGCTCTTTTCATGGGTCCAGAAACTGTGAGGAAGAGAGACCTCGATCAGGCAGTTTCACAGGAGTCCCGCAAAATCCTGAAGCCAAAACTAAAACGTTTGGAGGAACAGAAGAGAAAATCACAAGAGAAAAGGaggaacaaaaatgtttacagcCTAAAGGAAGCCCCTTTGCTGCAGAAAGACCCAGTAGCTCATCTCTTCCATGGGAGAGAaatttcagctttaaaaaagcagAACCAGTGTCACCAGCCAAAAACGCACCCTCAGACACATTCACCTTGGAGACAATGAGAGTGGACAGCACCCAGGAGCTACTGGATCAGGCAGAAGAAGCAAAACAACTTCCAAAGGATGAAACAAAGACACCTTTTGGTATTAAGCTTCGTTCCACATCACACTCATTTAAGTTCCGCTCTGAAGCAGGTGCTCAGCGCCAGTCAACAATGCTGCCGCCTGATGACCAAgatgataaaaagaaaagttcCACTCAAATGTCTGAAAGGCTACTAGCAAACACGAGCTGCATGCTCAAATCATCAG ATCCAGCTCCTTTTGGCATCAAACCTTCACTCAGGCATACCACTTCACTTGAAGAAAGTCCTCAAACCACTCCCACAGAAGTCCAAACAACCTCCCTAACCCCAAGGGAAGCTGAAACTACCCCCCTGGAGACTCAGCCTAGCCCCCAAGCAGCCTCATCTGAGGTGTCCTGGATGAGTCTGGCCATGGAGAAGACCAGGAGCCTCCAACTGCTTTTTACCAGCAGATTTCAAAGAGATTTTACTGGAACACAAACTGCAGCTCAGCCTAAAAGTCAAGAAGAGACAATGACCGGGTCTCAGATCCAAGTCCAGACGGTAAAGATTCAACAAAGCACAACACAGCCATCATCGGACACACTGAAAGATGAATCAGTTCAAAGCAGTAGTCAAGAGCAAGCTGCCAAATCTTCAACAACCGCAAAGCAAAGGAAGATGACCCTGATATCTCAGTTTGAATCATTCAGCGCTAAAGACTCTCCGATGTCTAGACAAACGAGCCAATCAGATGTTCAAACCATCCCAAAAACAACCCAGTCTCTATCACGCTTATCTCCTCAAACAGGTACCACATCTCCATTTACACGAGGGAATGTGTCCCAGTTGCTTGGACCATCTTGCCTATCCTCAGTTCAGCAGCAAACCTCCTGGAGCAATCGAGGTCTCCAACCTACCACCCAGCTCAAACCTGCGCCTTCAGCACCGGAGTCAGAACCTGCAGTCATATCAGCTGCAGCTCCTACTCTAAACTCTGCCTTggaaagaagagaaagagaagCCAGTGTTCCTAAAGAAAGTCCATCCCTCTTAAGCAAGAGGGTACTTTGGAGTGGATCAGTGGCCGACAGGGCTGTCTTTCTGGAGAAACGGGCAGAGTGTTCAACGCTGCCATTGCTAAAGGAG gtgGAACAGAAGAAAGTTCAAACACAAATGCCGACCTCAGGTGATAACACTTTGGGTAAACTTTTCCCTCTAAGCAAAGATACAGTGGAAATTAGGCAAGTGGCAAAATCAGCAG AATCAAGCCCCTCCAGGGTTTTAGAAAAGCCTCGTGAGGACAAATGGACCCGGAAAAACGTGGAGTTGCCCTCATCCCCATCTTCTTTACGCACTCATTCGTCAGAGCTGGAGTCTGACAGTGGCCAGCCCTCCTGGATGGAGCTGGCCAAGAGGAAGTCAATGGCTTGGAGCGATAAGAGCATGGACTAA
- the creg2 gene encoding protein CREG2: protein MQLHLTDHQRSLQKAASAAERPRVLDSPTREFVNTRVDVDSHPPSSMRPSYFPLALCASLLCLCWSYTLRSSVSWVVSSKDVDVEDADLSEEVAPALLVDGAGLWKANVLGDRLETPGLGEQVEPESEEAAQLSSRLFSYPVEKVKKSGSSSSPPPHQETARTARYIAHYSDWGHLATISTQDKIRGLPFGNILSVSDGPQDNSTGVIYFYVTPMDNTVTDLKNNPYASLTFSEAEGDFCRQMVYDPEDPRCARLTLTGKMVEVAPEELAFAKEAMFSRHPVMAKWPVGHKWFFMKMDLIQVWLQDWIGGISIIPLEDYFKATPF from the exons ATGCAGTTGCACCTGACAGACCACCAGAGGTCGCTGCAGAAAGCTGCCTCTGCAGCTGAACGTCCTCGTGTTTTGGACTCGCCCACACGTGAGTTTGTAAACACCAGAGTGGATGTGGACAGCCATCCTCCTAGCTCCATGAGGCCCAGTTACTTTCCCCTGGCGCTGTGTGCCAGCCTCCTGTGTCTGTGCTGGAGCTACACCCTCAGGAGCTCCGTGTCCTGGGTCGTGTCTTCCAAAGACGTGGATGTAGAAGACGCCGACCTGTCCGAAGAAGTCGCCCCGGCGCTTCTGGTGGACGGCGCGGGGCTGTGGAAAGCCAACGTCCTCGGAGACCGCCTGGAGACTCCCGGACTCGGAGAGCAGGTGGAGCCCGAAAGCGAAGAAGCGGCGCAGCTGTCCTCTCGCCTCTTCTCGTATCCCGTGGAGAAGGTGAAGAAGTCCGGCAGCAGCAGCTCGCCTCCTCCACACCAGGAAACCGCCAGGACTGCCAGATACATCGCCCACTACAGCGACTGGGGTCATCTGGCCACCATTTCCACTCAAGACAAG ATCAGAGGTCTTCCCTTTGGAAACATCTTATCGGTCAGTGACGGACCACAGGACAACAGCACTGGAGTCATCTATTTTTATGTGACTCCAATGGACAACACTGTGACGGACCTGAAAAATAACCCGTATGCCTCTCTCACGTTCTCAGAGGCTGAAGGGGACTTCTGCAG GCAAATGGTGTATGATCCAGAGGATCCCAGATGTGCTCGACTCACACTGACAGGCAAAATGGTGGAGGTGGCCCCAGAGGAGCTCGCTTTTGCAAAGGAGGCAATGTTCTCGAG GCATCCTGTGATGGCAAAGTGGCCAGTGGGACACAAGTGGTTCTTTATGAAGATGGATTTGATTCAGGTCTGGCTGCAGGACTGGATCGGGGGAATATCAATCATCCCACTGGAGGACTACTTTAAAGCTACGCCCTTCTGA